A DNA window from Daucus carota subsp. sativus chromosome 3, DH1 v3.0, whole genome shotgun sequence contains the following coding sequences:
- the LOC108211787 gene encoding uncharacterized protein LOC108211787: MATNQIMIALLFIFALHFNVGLSTSQVLKGSVSCLDCRKDYDLSGIKIALKCKQAKKLTTTYTNTNGSFETALPSDTSASTISSNCLATVLGGPEQLYTKQKNIFTTLVKIHGYESSYTISNPLSFYTSCPQSHGKCGATNSGTVESSKTFELPPPGDWGLPPAANYIPFFPIIGIP; the protein is encoded by the exons ATGGCTACTAATCAGATAATGATCGCGTTGCTTTTCATTTTTGCGCTCCATTTTAATGTTGGTCTTTCGACGAGCCAGGTTCTCAAGGGCTCGGTGTCTTGTTTGGACTGCCGCAAGGATTATGATCTCTCAG GCATAAAGATTGCATTGAAGTGCAAGCAAGCAAAGAAGCTGACAACAACATACACAAACACAAATGGATCTTTCGAAACTGCACTTCCATCCGATACTTCAGCATCCACTATTTCATCAAACTGCCTAGCAACTGTCTTGGGTGGTCCAGAGCAGCTCTAcactaaacaaaaaaatatattcaccaCCCTTGTCAAAATTCATGGCTATGAATCCTCTTACACCATCTCCAACCCTCTGAGCTTCTACACATCCTGCCCTCAATCACACGGAAAATGTGGTGCCACAAACTCCGGCACGGTGGAATCATCCAAGACCTTCGAACTGCCTCCTCCGGGAGATTGGGGCTTACCTCCAGCTGCCAATTACATCCCTTTCTTTCCTATTATTGGTATACCTTAG
- the LOC108211806 gene encoding NAC domain-containing protein 90 — MATFQPGFRFYPTEEELVSFYLSHRLQGHNQTDLDRVIPVVDIYDLEPSQLPNYSGELCREDKEQWFFFVPMHEREARGGRTNRTTASGYWKATGSPSYVYSSQNKVIGVKKTMVYYRGKAPLGRKTRWKMNEYKAIEEQVIAGASTSCAAPRLRHEMSVCRVYVISGTFRAFDRRPLGTAIMEPVDEPQDGQENIVTRTSSSAEYIYRETDIGNTMIIDNAGVSCSEPMIIHHAAPFSGED; from the exons ATGGCAACTTTTCAACCGGGTTTTCGCTTCTATCCAACAGAAGAAGAACTTGTTTCGTTCTATCTCAGCCACAGGCTACAAGGCCACAACCAAACTGATCTTGATAGAGTTATCCCTGTCGTCGACATTTACGATCTCGAACCATCGCAGCTACCAA ACTATTCGGGAGAGTTGTGCAGAGAGGACAAGGAACAATGGTTCTTTTTCGTGCCAATGCACGAGAGAGAGGCTCGGGGAGGGAGGACTAATCGAACCACAGCTTCCGGATACTGGAAAGCGACGGGGTCACCTAGTTATGTTTATTCTTCGCAAAACAAGGTGATCGGAGTGAAGAAAACTATGGTTTATTACAGAGGGAAAGCTCCGTTAGGTCGAAAAACCAGGTGGAAGATGAACGAATATAAAGCCATTGAAGAACAAGTCATCGCCGGAGCCTCTACTAGTTGTGCTGCTCCAAGG TTGCGGCATGAGATGAGCGTATGCCGAGTCTATGTGATATCCGGCACATTTCGAGCATTCGATCGACGACCACTGGGAACAGCGATCATGGAGCCAGTAGATGAGCCGCAAGATGGCCAAGAAAATATAGTTACGAGAACAAGCTCATCTGCCGAATATATCTACAGAGAAACAGATATTGGCAATACAATGATCATAGACAATGCAGGCGTTTCTTGTTCCGAACCGATGATCATACATCATGCTGCGCCATTTTCCGGGGAGGATTAA